The Agarilytica rhodophyticola genome has a window encoding:
- a CDS encoding YhdP family protein, protein MIKFQQKHWRMISRRFWGTVFALVIASAVFIQLARQAFPLLTDYKEELSAYLGNSVGMDLEIALVDASWSGLKPKLELKGVHVKAKTGESVFIVSQATAELSIIDSIIDRRLAWRQLKFDGFKMALVQDEHGAWSVPGMPEFTRSSNDGNALRFDDIYDIFLFGRRVHITDARFQLKYFSREASQLHIPNISLENDEDFHRILASLDVGKGERAFYLAIEGLGDPRDSNFTANGYLELKNFPSHEVAAALALSSIKSEEYTLNLRLWFQGDANKGISLRGDLEAAGDVNIVDREFNLPKALSAQLAGQLDQEKNWHLTVKGFNAQWPEFQSPVLDFIAKGNLQRLNNIRVQSIDVKPWVDTLLHIGFGNERTNKIVKTINPRGTVKNLDFEITTKEEGYFQISALVEDGMSEAIMGAPALSNINGFVSMNLHRGRFDVDVDDGFTLFLPKVYHDPMDFAEAHGQVGWEIDFKNRITYITSGLLTVTNPEEEGKGYLKLTLPFSKKWGTQQMTLVLGIEKTLAENHKKYVPKTVPKSLYDWLDGSIKSGKISNARFLYHGSVEKKPPVPPTIQLYGEVNDGNLMFDPKWPELKGVDGSLNLDNNSLSMNISKAKLLGNSISNTHVSLIKDSSVKNGQALSIQGRVKSDANTAMKLLYDTPIRQNIGNAFDRWIVDGKVGAKVDLVVPLSSGSSNLSQKVDVSLNNSYLQIPEVNLEIKKINGVLHYQTDKGVFADKLSGKVWGKSFKSRISSPPNAEGGLDTRVSFDGMVDVDALYAWVTRPELIFLEGETEVQGHITVPGAKSARPLEVNVSSDLNGVAINLPRPLKKLDQEAINFTGRALFFDDKEEYRFSLNNDLRISLLTTKQGNATSDTVASDSISGLVEINELTPRDNSYTTIPSTGRFDIVGSLTQFDLEKWTSVKDTYFNFIENPDSEFDVDPDANSDDLQAKFDLSIDKFLLGSFTIDNLSVTGERKQPLWEMQLSSELLAGKVVVSEEDQPIVLDLDYLRFVKDDEAETNATNSPSDIALDTVGKEKIDGSETTLEPPYESVLAEVDLSEAVAIDFSTKELSINGENYGTWDFQVDPIDGGVVFSDIRAEVREMRVGTEESGAEFVWMSDGEQNNSYFSGKVLAKNLADVFAAWEQEKLMESDSAVFDIDARWKGAPDEVTLNNVKGLLSLDVKKGSFSRGAGSDENALLRLIALFNFDTILRRLRLDFSDLAAQGFSYDRVFGSLDFKNGKIFLTEPLIVESSSSYIQLAGTIDMANEKLDSELVVTLPVASNVALATAVVVGLPAALGVYAMSKLFKKQVDRASSFNVEVTGDWEQPKINIKKIFDINAANRRGKEIKEQDLDTIAVP, encoded by the coding sequence GTGATTAAATTTCAACAAAAACATTGGCGAATGATCTCCAGAAGATTCTGGGGAACTGTCTTTGCCTTGGTAATTGCGTCGGCGGTGTTTATTCAGTTAGCTCGTCAAGCTTTCCCTCTACTAACCGATTACAAAGAAGAACTAAGTGCTTACTTAGGTAATAGCGTTGGCATGGATTTGGAAATCGCTTTGGTGGATGCCAGCTGGTCTGGTTTGAAACCTAAGCTTGAACTCAAAGGAGTGCATGTCAAAGCGAAAACAGGTGAGTCGGTTTTTATTGTCTCTCAAGCGACGGCAGAGCTGAGTATTATTGACTCAATTATCGACAGGCGCCTAGCTTGGCGCCAGTTGAAATTTGATGGTTTTAAAATGGCGCTAGTACAAGATGAACACGGCGCTTGGTCTGTTCCCGGCATGCCAGAGTTCACTCGCTCTAGCAACGATGGCAATGCACTTCGCTTTGATGATATTTACGACATATTTTTGTTTGGCCGGCGCGTCCATATTACTGACGCCAGATTTCAGTTGAAATACTTTTCACGAGAAGCCTCGCAACTGCATATCCCGAATATCTCGCTAGAAAATGATGAAGACTTCCACCGCATACTGGCGAGCCTAGATGTAGGTAAAGGGGAGCGTGCATTTTATTTAGCCATTGAAGGACTTGGTGACCCAAGAGACAGTAACTTTACTGCCAACGGTTATCTGGAATTGAAGAACTTTCCTTCCCACGAAGTGGCGGCAGCGCTCGCTTTATCGTCTATTAAAAGTGAAGAATATACACTTAATTTACGCTTATGGTTCCAAGGTGATGCCAATAAAGGTATTTCATTAAGAGGTGATTTAGAAGCGGCGGGCGATGTTAATATCGTCGATCGCGAGTTCAATTTGCCAAAAGCACTATCTGCACAATTGGCGGGGCAGTTAGATCAGGAGAAAAATTGGCATCTTACGGTGAAAGGTTTTAATGCTCAATGGCCTGAATTTCAATCACCTGTCTTAGACTTTATCGCAAAAGGAAACTTACAGCGCTTAAATAATATTCGCGTGCAAAGTATTGACGTAAAGCCTTGGGTCGATACTCTATTACATATTGGCTTTGGGAATGAGCGTACCAATAAAATTGTTAAGACTATCAATCCTCGAGGCACAGTTAAAAATCTCGATTTTGAAATCACAACTAAGGAAGAGGGCTATTTTCAAATTAGCGCCTTAGTTGAAGACGGTATGTCTGAAGCCATTATGGGAGCGCCGGCGCTTTCTAATATTAATGGTTTCGTATCAATGAATCTTCATCGCGGCCGCTTTGATGTGGATGTAGATGATGGCTTCACCTTATTCCTGCCAAAGGTATATCACGACCCTATGGATTTCGCTGAGGCGCATGGGCAAGTGGGCTGGGAGATAGACTTTAAAAACCGCATCACCTATATCACTTCGGGACTGCTAACAGTCACTAACCCAGAGGAAGAGGGCAAAGGATATTTAAAGTTAACCCTGCCTTTTAGCAAGAAGTGGGGCACACAGCAAATGACGTTAGTGCTCGGTATTGAAAAAACCTTGGCTGAAAATCATAAAAAATATGTACCTAAAACGGTGCCAAAATCCTTATATGATTGGCTAGACGGAAGCATTAAAAGTGGCAAAATTTCAAATGCTCGCTTTTTATACCACGGTTCTGTTGAGAAAAAACCTCCGGTGCCTCCGACTATCCAACTATACGGCGAAGTAAATGACGGTAACCTGATGTTTGACCCAAAATGGCCGGAATTAAAAGGTGTTGATGGAAGCTTAAATTTGGACAATAACTCCCTGTCCATGAACATAAGCAAAGCCAAGTTACTGGGCAATTCAATTTCTAATACACATGTTAGTTTGATTAAAGACTCATCGGTGAAAAATGGGCAGGCACTTTCTATACAAGGGCGAGTAAAAAGCGATGCTAATACCGCGATGAAGCTATTGTACGACACGCCTATTCGCCAGAATATTGGCAACGCCTTTGATCGCTGGATTGTAGATGGCAAGGTTGGAGCGAAGGTAGATTTGGTTGTACCCCTTAGCTCGGGCAGCAGTAATCTCTCACAAAAAGTAGACGTCTCATTAAACAACTCATACTTGCAGATTCCTGAAGTCAATCTAGAGATTAAGAAGATTAATGGCGTCCTGCACTATCAAACAGATAAGGGCGTTTTTGCCGATAAATTGTCAGGCAAGGTGTGGGGCAAATCTTTTAAAAGCCGGATTTCTAGTCCACCCAATGCTGAAGGCGGTTTAGATACGCGTGTTAGTTTTGATGGCATGGTTGATGTTGATGCTTTGTATGCGTGGGTAACGCGCCCGGAACTAATATTCCTAGAAGGGGAAACTGAAGTTCAGGGACATATCACAGTGCCAGGCGCTAAATCTGCACGACCTTTGGAAGTGAATGTATCATCCGATTTAAACGGCGTGGCAATTAATTTACCCAGGCCTTTAAAAAAACTAGACCAGGAAGCAATTAACTTTACTGGACGGGCTCTTTTCTTTGATGATAAAGAAGAATACCGGTTTTCGTTGAATAATGATCTTAGAATTTCTTTGTTAACCACTAAGCAAGGAAATGCTACCAGTGACACTGTCGCTAGTGATTCTATTAGTGGCTTAGTGGAAATTAATGAGCTTACTCCAAGAGATAATTCCTACACCACTATTCCAAGCACAGGGCGCTTCGATATTGTTGGTTCTCTTACTCAGTTTGATTTAGAAAAGTGGACGTCAGTTAAAGATACGTACTTTAACTTCATTGAAAACCCGGACTCTGAATTCGATGTCGACCCAGATGCTAATTCGGATGATCTTCAAGCAAAGTTTGATTTGTCTATTGATAAGTTTTTGCTCGGCTCATTTACTATTGATAATTTATCGGTCACTGGGGAGCGCAAACAGCCTCTCTGGGAAATGCAACTGAGCAGTGAACTTTTAGCGGGTAAAGTGGTTGTTTCCGAAGAAGATCAGCCAATTGTTCTTGACCTAGATTATTTAAGGTTCGTCAAAGATGATGAAGCTGAAACTAATGCTACTAATTCTCCCTCTGATATAGCCCTGGACACAGTTGGGAAAGAAAAAATAGATGGCAGCGAGACAACACTAGAGCCGCCATATGAAAGTGTTTTGGCTGAAGTGGATCTATCAGAAGCTGTGGCGATTGATTTTTCTACCAAAGAACTTTCTATTAATGGCGAAAATTATGGGACATGGGATTTTCAAGTAGACCCTATCGATGGTGGTGTCGTATTTTCCGATATCCGAGCCGAAGTGAGAGAAATGAGGGTTGGCACAGAAGAATCCGGTGCTGAATTTGTGTGGATGAGTGACGGCGAACAAAATAATAGCTATTTTAGTGGCAAAGTACTGGCTAAAAACTTAGCGGATGTCTTTGCTGCCTGGGAGCAGGAAAAACTTATGGAAAGTGATTCTGCGGTATTTGATATAGACGCAAGGTGGAAAGGTGCACCGGATGAAGTCACTCTTAATAATGTCAAAGGTTTGCTTAGCTTAGATGTTAAAAAAGGTAGTTTTAGTCGCGGCGCCGGTAGTGACGAAAATGCCTTACTACGCCTTATTGCGCTATTTAATTTTGATACTATATTGCGTCGCTTACGTTTAGATTTTTCTGATTTAGCCGCACAAGGTTTTTCTTACGACAGAGTGTTCGGTAGTCTCGATTTTAAAAACGGCAAGATATTTTTAACCGAGCCTCTTATTGTTGAATCCTCCTCTTCATATATCCAGTTGGCTGGTACCATCGATATGGCTAATGAAAAGCTGGATAGCGAATTGGTTGTTACATTGCCTGTGGCCAGTAATGTCGCATTAGCCACAGCGGTTGTAGTAGGGTTACCTGCTGCATTGGGTGTTTATGCTATGAGTAAGCTATTTAAAAAACAAGTTGATCGAGCATCAAGTTTTAATGTTGAAGTCACGGGAGACTGGGAACAACCAAAAATTAACATTAAGAAAATTTTTGATATCAATGCGGCTAACCGTCGAGGCAAGGAAATTAAGGAGCAAGATTTAGATACGATCGCAGTCCCATAA
- a CDS encoding carbon-nitrogen hydrolase family protein produces MSTKVNVAAIQMVSSHDIDENLETAKKLLQLAVEQNAKLVVLPENFLTYGNKIKPNNDQQEHFLATMSDIAREHSVWLVAGTYPISQAVIEKQTYHLDKNSFQSAHVRSDKPFAASAVFDSDGLCQGIYTKVHLFDADVNDGTKRYRESDEYRHGQNIPTFTSPWGIFGVAVCYDLRFPEIFTFFQRQGCSLICLPSAFTEATGRDHWQVLVRARAIETQSFVVAPNQGGVHPKGRSTWGESMIVGPWGEVMTKIDKGEGVIVASIDFSRVDDTRRKMPVAQHRSLI; encoded by the coding sequence ATGAGTACTAAAGTTAATGTTGCCGCCATACAAATGGTCAGTAGTCATGACATCGATGAAAATCTTGAGACTGCAAAAAAATTATTGCAACTAGCAGTGGAGCAAAACGCGAAGTTAGTTGTTCTGCCAGAAAATTTTCTGACCTATGGCAATAAAATAAAACCTAATAACGATCAACAAGAGCATTTTTTGGCAACAATGTCCGATATTGCCCGCGAACATAGTGTATGGCTTGTGGCAGGCACTTATCCTATAAGTCAGGCCGTCATTGAAAAGCAAACATATCATCTAGATAAGAACTCCTTTCAAAGTGCTCATGTTAGAAGCGACAAGCCTTTTGCTGCCAGTGCTGTCTTTGACAGCGATGGTTTATGCCAAGGTATTTACACCAAAGTCCATCTTTTTGATGCTGACGTTAATGATGGTACTAAACGCTACCGCGAGTCCGATGAGTACCGTCATGGTCAAAATATTCCAACTTTTACTAGCCCCTGGGGTATCTTTGGTGTTGCTGTTTGTTACGATCTTAGATTCCCTGAGATTTTTACCTTTTTTCAAAGGCAAGGCTGTTCGCTGATATGCCTACCTTCCGCGTTTACCGAAGCGACAGGTCGGGATCATTGGCAGGTACTGGTGCGTGCAAGAGCCATTGAGACCCAGAGTTTTGTTGTGGCGCCCAATCAAGGGGGTGTGCACCCCAAAGGTAGAAGTACTTGGGGGGAAAGCATGATCGTTGGCCCATGGGGTGAGGTGATGACTAAAATAGATAAAGGTGAGGGTGTAATAGTAGCATCTATCGATTTTAGTCGCGTCGATGATACTAGACGTAAAATGCCAGTCGCTCAGCATAGAAGCTTAATCTGA
- the msrB gene encoding peptide-methionine (R)-S-oxide reductase MsrB yields the protein MLKTKSKKVFLLNIALVAGLLSLWGVQSAIGEIDQKKASAQNAEVDVVQAKEWIKKGENLNEIPRSTWEELLDDKAFHILWNKGTERAFTGDLLNEKREGVFVSAGCRIPVFKSEHKFKSGTGWPSFWEVFDENNIILKEDRSWGMRRVEILSKCGEHLGHVFDDGPAPTGLRYCINSAALAFVPSGKNDAIGTFASK from the coding sequence ATGCTGAAAACCAAATCAAAGAAAGTCTTTTTGTTAAATATTGCACTGGTCGCCGGCCTACTTTCTCTATGGGGAGTGCAAAGTGCGATAGGTGAAATAGACCAAAAAAAAGCATCTGCTCAAAATGCTGAGGTAGATGTGGTACAAGCTAAAGAATGGATAAAAAAAGGTGAGAACCTCAATGAGATTCCACGTTCCACCTGGGAAGAGTTACTCGATGACAAGGCTTTTCATATTCTTTGGAACAAGGGCACCGAGCGTGCGTTTACGGGCGATTTGTTAAACGAAAAGCGTGAAGGGGTGTTTGTTAGCGCTGGTTGTCGAATTCCTGTGTTTAAATCGGAACATAAATTTAAGTCAGGAACGGGCTGGCCAAGCTTTTGGGAAGTGTTTGATGAGAACAATATTATCCTGAAAGAAGATAGATCTTGGGGGATGAGAAGGGTAGAAATCCTTTCCAAATGTGGTGAGCACCTCGGCCATGTATTCGACGATGGTCCAGCTCCCACAGGACTGCGTTATTGTATTAATTCAGCCGCTTTGGCTTTTGTACCATCTGGCAAAAACGATGCTATTGGAACCTTTGCTAGTAAATAA
- a CDS encoding Ig-like domain-containing protein: MIIEFKRAAIAKLVTSVSIAITLSACGGSDNDSSSGPSAESTPTPTPTASPQNPDNPAPTVTPTPTPTASPDPSATPTPTSTPTPTVTPTATPQPTATPEPSAVSFVQFENIPRCVEMPTPDNNNVCPQRPAADSFNIIRQYPNDFSNRVPVHEAIAVRFGQKVSQAESELGNFLTLTETDTGVSIAGKATHASDNTLIFTPDEDLKFSTKYTFTIANGLVSDQGETFAGDSWQFATLFDVGSTKGDVISRCGLGKDLLYLGWVNYTRRLEAGSACAQFGFTAQEPLAFSCSLRVASSLAVFSKSRSLTPGGGFNANFDYQAALEEEPADYDAESFDVYNAVGVNSLSNIDELFSRSLDNSSCETLMNGDFTELGGSGTGVDSFPPNTYYFHEVILAQPK, encoded by the coding sequence ATGATTATTGAATTTAAACGCGCCGCTATTGCCAAGTTGGTAACCAGCGTTAGTATCGCCATTACTTTAAGCGCATGTGGTGGTAGTGATAACGATAGTAGCTCTGGCCCAAGTGCAGAGAGTACGCCAACACCAACGCCAACCGCTTCGCCACAAAACCCTGATAATCCCGCACCTACTGTCACTCCGACACCGACGCCTACGGCATCACCTGACCCTAGCGCTACGCCGACACCAACATCGACACCAACACCGACGGTTACCCCTACAGCTACGCCTCAACCTACAGCAACACCAGAACCTTCTGCTGTGAGTTTTGTTCAATTTGAAAATATTCCTCGTTGTGTGGAAATGCCAACGCCAGATAACAATAATGTTTGTCCGCAACGTCCTGCTGCTGATAGCTTTAACATAATCAGACAATATCCCAATGATTTCAGTAATCGCGTTCCTGTACATGAGGCAATTGCTGTTCGGTTTGGACAAAAGGTTAGCCAAGCAGAATCGGAACTAGGCAATTTCCTCACGCTAACAGAAACTGATACTGGAGTAAGTATTGCCGGTAAAGCAACCCACGCCAGCGATAACACACTGATCTTTACGCCTGACGAAGATCTTAAGTTCAGCACCAAGTATACCTTTACCATTGCCAATGGCTTAGTGTCTGACCAGGGAGAAACATTTGCAGGCGATAGCTGGCAGTTTGCTACCTTGTTTGATGTTGGTAGTACTAAAGGTGATGTTATATCCCGTTGTGGTTTAGGAAAAGATCTACTTTATCTAGGTTGGGTTAATTATACCCGTAGACTTGAAGCCGGTAGTGCGTGTGCCCAGTTTGGTTTTACTGCTCAAGAGCCACTGGCTTTCTCTTGTTCATTACGAGTGGCTTCCTCTTTGGCTGTTTTCTCAAAATCTCGATCTTTAACACCAGGTGGTGGTTTTAATGCTAACTTTGATTATCAAGCCGCTTTGGAGGAAGAACCCGCGGATTATGATGCGGAATCCTTCGACGTTTACAATGCCGTTGGAGTTAATAGCTTGTCTAATATTGACGAGCTATTTTCAAGAAGCCTTGATAATTCTTCATGTGAAACACTGATGAATGGTGACTTCACTGAACTTGGTGGATCAGGTACTGGCGTTGATAGTTTTCCTCCTAATACCTATTACTTCCACGAAGTTATATTGGCACAACCAAAATAG
- a CDS encoding DEAD/DEAH box helicase: MSFLASLRKQDSDDKQDQQLHYLLTIDHLTSEMILRLCIASQQEIASIANKPYSLQREHLYRPPSFIQHSDKKILQELSDSRASWFNTDKGPLPENNTWSLLQEIIATQRCYLLHQNSVMAVKAGEPDTVYPYWSINTSGEYQLGWQLQENLNQYKLIFCTQKPKFYFTANDTAAIDSIVLGPVVFLEQHRQTPPRLNISVSDIDKYIQQRSKNWQKWALPRPPIVDTVVADTEIKPLLICHDKGTPQLSQKNSTGDIQLLFSLCSDKYCSLPQNTFDDCIYWDGKTLHRLAVDNKQGEHLKNTITRRLSAFTSPNNEKCIWYIQHQQQWQHLFTDLYAPLNKLNVSFCTEAGFRHHYAYIESWDVRIKERENGDLNLSVLLQAKDIDIELQEFLDQLRDFNYRSKDSHIYLQRSDGRLWLVPAGDVLNLMEELEDLDYSQDGFHLPHNQRHRLADIEHCTPASTHWSGDTEYLNESIELHKSPVVLNKTLDFIKAQLRPYQWLGVCWIQHMKQHTCNGLLADDMGLGKTLQALTHLAFEKTQGNLAKPALIVMPLSLLHNWQNEIKRFAPQLSCKIIHGSKRHDNWTELNNYDVLLTTYHLVASDLSYWNEQRLSWLILDEAQSIKNPSTRYSKAVREIPCEHKLCLSGTPVENHLGELWSIISFLMPGYLGSRREFRDNFQKPIEQAGDEKQMQRLLKRIAPFILRRTKDQIAKDLPAKTEIEQLIPLSSEQYNFYEQLKHETWQELQAKINEENESNHSIAALSALLKLRQACCDPGLFPDVDLPSAKRQYCIEMIEELVAENRAVLVFSQFTQMLDILDTSLAEKNISTLKLTGKTRNRQTMVDAFQRGEAPVFLISLKAGGTGLNLTRADTVIHYDPWWNAAAQQQASDRAHRIGQDKPVFVYKLIAENTIEEKIAQLQAQKMALSQHVDNQAQLNAETFAFKFEELLTLWEEDKNHEKN; this comes from the coding sequence ATGAGCTTTCTCGCTAGTTTACGTAAGCAAGACTCTGACGACAAACAAGACCAACAACTTCACTATTTATTAACAATTGATCATTTAACAAGTGAAATGATATTACGGCTTTGTATTGCCAGCCAGCAAGAAATAGCAAGTATTGCTAACAAACCCTATTCTCTTCAGCGAGAACACCTATACCGTCCACCATCTTTTATACAACATAGCGACAAAAAAATACTGCAGGAATTAAGCGATAGTAGGGCTAGCTGGTTCAATACAGACAAAGGGCCTCTACCAGAAAACAATACTTGGTCACTTTTACAGGAGATTATTGCTACACAGCGATGCTACCTACTACATCAAAATAGTGTTATGGCTGTCAAAGCTGGCGAGCCTGATACTGTATATCCCTATTGGTCAATTAATACCAGTGGCGAGTATCAGCTCGGCTGGCAACTACAAGAAAACTTAAATCAATATAAGTTAATATTTTGCACACAAAAACCAAAATTTTATTTCACAGCTAATGATACAGCAGCTATCGATAGTATTGTCTTGGGGCCAGTTGTCTTTTTAGAACAACATAGACAGACCCCGCCCCGGCTCAACATTTCCGTAAGCGATATTGACAAATATATTCAACAGCGGTCAAAAAACTGGCAAAAGTGGGCTTTACCTCGCCCCCCCATAGTGGACACAGTAGTTGCGGATACAGAAATTAAGCCATTGCTGATCTGCCATGATAAGGGTACGCCTCAGCTATCACAAAAAAACAGCACTGGCGATATTCAACTGCTATTTAGTCTTTGCAGCGATAAATACTGCAGCCTACCGCAGAATACCTTCGACGACTGTATTTATTGGGATGGAAAAACACTACATCGCTTAGCGGTAGACAACAAACAAGGAGAGCACCTAAAAAACACGATTACAAGACGTTTAAGTGCGTTTACATCTCCCAATAACGAAAAGTGTATCTGGTATATTCAACATCAACAACAATGGCAACATTTATTTACAGACTTGTACGCACCGTTAAATAAGTTAAATGTCAGTTTTTGTACCGAGGCAGGTTTTCGACATCATTACGCTTATATCGAGAGCTGGGATGTTCGTATTAAAGAGCGAGAGAATGGGGATTTAAACCTTTCTGTATTACTACAAGCAAAAGATATAGACATTGAACTGCAGGAATTTTTAGATCAGCTACGAGATTTTAATTATCGCAGCAAGGATAGCCATATTTATTTACAAAGAAGCGATGGTCGCCTTTGGTTGGTACCCGCAGGTGATGTTCTCAATCTAATGGAAGAGTTGGAAGATTTAGATTATTCCCAAGATGGATTTCATTTACCCCATAATCAACGTCATCGCTTAGCAGATATAGAACACTGTACTCCGGCGTCGACCCATTGGTCCGGAGATACTGAATATTTAAATGAATCGATTGAATTGCACAAGAGTCCCGTTGTATTAAATAAAACTCTCGATTTTATCAAAGCACAACTACGCCCTTATCAATGGCTAGGAGTATGTTGGATTCAACACATGAAACAACATACCTGCAACGGTTTATTAGCTGATGATATGGGCCTTGGGAAAACACTACAAGCTCTAACCCATTTAGCATTTGAGAAAACACAAGGTAACTTAGCCAAGCCGGCACTGATTGTTATGCCCCTTAGCCTTTTACATAATTGGCAAAATGAGATAAAACGTTTCGCGCCACAACTAAGTTGTAAAATTATCCACGGTAGCAAAAGACATGACAATTGGACAGAACTCAATAATTACGATGTGCTATTAACCACGTACCACCTTGTGGCCTCAGATTTATCCTATTGGAATGAACAAAGGCTTTCCTGGCTCATCTTGGATGAAGCTCAGAGTATCAAAAACCCAAGTACACGCTATAGCAAAGCCGTGCGAGAAATTCCTTGCGAACATAAGCTTTGCTTATCAGGAACACCGGTAGAAAACCATCTTGGAGAGCTCTGGTCTATTATTAGTTTTCTGATGCCTGGATACCTGGGCAGCCGGCGTGAATTCAGAGACAACTTCCAAAAACCGATCGAGCAAGCCGGTGATGAGAAACAAATGCAACGTTTGCTTAAACGTATTGCGCCTTTTATTTTAAGACGCACGAAAGATCAAATAGCCAAAGATTTACCGGCAAAGACAGAAATAGAACAACTAATACCGTTATCATCAGAACAATATAATTTTTATGAGCAGCTAAAACATGAAACTTGGCAAGAATTACAAGCCAAGATAAATGAAGAAAATGAAAGTAATCATTCTATAGCGGCTTTAAGCGCATTACTAAAACTCCGCCAAGCATGCTGCGATCCAGGATTATTTCCCGATGTCGACTTACCCTCGGCAAAACGACAATACTGTATTGAAATGATTGAAGAACTGGTCGCAGAAAATCGAGCAGTTTTAGTATTCTCACAATTTACCCAAATGCTTGATATTTTGGATACATCCCTAGCAGAAAAAAATATATCAACACTTAAATTGACCGGAAAAACTCGCAATCGGCAGACCATGGTCGATGCCTTTCAAAGAGGAGAGGCTCCTGTTTTCCTTATCAGCCTAAAAGCTGGTGGCACGGGCCTTAACTTAACAAGAGCGGATACAGTCATTCACTATGACCCTTGGTGGAATGCCGCCGCACAGCAACAAGCCAGCGACCGCGCGCATAGAATTGGACAAGATAAGCCTGTATTTGTTTACAAGCTTATTGCTGAGAATACGATAGAGGAAAAAATAGCACAACTACAAGCACAAAAAATGGCTTTGAGTCAGCATGTAGATAATCAGGCACAATTAAATGCTGAAACTTTCGCGTTTAAGTTTGAAGAATTACTGACTCTTTGGGAAGAAGATAAAAACCATGAAAAAAACTAA
- the yjgA gene encoding ribosome biogenesis factor YjgA — protein MHIDSDHEPQEFEEEIKSKTQVKKEMLALHELGISISKLTREQQAKIPLDDKLREMIEQAPTIKSNSAKKRHMQYIGKLMRSEDIDAVSQAYESVIQQSHQAVQQHHTIERWRDVLIAGDNRDIQRYIESFPNTDRQQLRQLIRAAQKEIQQSKPPAHARKLFRFIRDNFSSDEQDS, from the coding sequence ATGCACATAGATTCCGATCATGAACCTCAAGAATTCGAGGAAGAAATAAAAAGTAAAACACAAGTTAAAAAAGAAATGCTCGCTCTACACGAATTAGGAATCTCCATCTCTAAATTAACACGTGAACAGCAAGCAAAAATTCCGCTCGACGATAAATTGCGTGAAATGATCGAACAAGCGCCGACAATTAAAAGCAATAGTGCTAAAAAAAGACATATGCAATACATTGGTAAGCTTATGCGCAGCGAAGATATTGATGCTGTCTCTCAAGCTTACGAGTCCGTCATACAGCAATCTCACCAAGCCGTACAACAGCACCATACCATAGAGAGGTGGAGAGATGTGCTGATTGCAGGCGATAACCGTGACATACAGCGTTACATAGAGTCATTTCCAAATACAGATCGCCAACAATTGAGACAACTTATTAGGGCAGCACAAAAAGAAATACAACAGTCAAAGCCTCCTGCGCACGCGAGAAAGCTGTTCCGTTTTATCCGAGATAATTTCTCAAGTGATGAACAAGATAGCTAA